The genomic segment ACCCGCTTCTGTCGCGTCGTCTCCGAGGCCCGTTTACCCCTCCCGGATCGAAGTTCGGCTTTGACGTGCCCGGCGGCGAGGCGGCGGCGGCGGTTACGCGGATTGCGCGATCCAGTTTCCTCTCGCTTCAGGCGGTGCATTGCCACGGCTACACAAGGCAGTACAGGCCTGACGCGCATCGAGCCCAGGTGTCCGCCGTGGTCAGGTTTCTCCGGCGAGTGGAGGCCGATCTTGGTATCCTGATCCCTGCGCTCGACTTCGGGGGCGGGTTCGGCAGTCGCTATCTCATGGAGGCGCAGGGGCAGACGTTTCGCCGGTTCATTCGTGCGATGTTGGAACCGCTTGCCGCCTTGCCCGGCGACCGGCAAATTATCATCGAGCCCGGACGGTATCTGGTGAACGACGCCGCCGTATGTCTGACGAGCGTCCTGGCATGCAAGCGAACAGCCCACAGACGCTGGGCTCTGGTAGATGCAGGCCGGAATATCTTGCCGCCCCGCGAAAACGCCGAGTATGTGGTGATGCCGTGTCAGGTGTCATCAGGACGAACCGTGTATCATGTCGGGGATTTCCTCTGTGTGCCGTCTGAGCCCGTTCCGATGTCGGTGGTCGGCGGGGCAATGAGGCCTGGCGACCTGCTTGCAGTATTCAATGCCGGGGCCTACACCTTTTCCATGGCCCAAAACTTCGGGGAGCCGATTCCGAACGCGATCCTCGTCGATAAGGGCGAGTGGACCTGGC from the Candidatus Methylomirabilis lanthanidiphila genome contains:
- a CDS encoding Diaminopimelate decarboxylase — protein: MTNSVTLNQRRVASSATRRLLRQDGPFHTEAGEIWIEHLSCREIVKPLGTPLLVYSAARLRDNIAEATAAADASPRPVRIHFALKACYLLGVVSLIQQAGLNVEVMSEYEYLLARRIGFTPDQVIVNGPAKRREFLERAVIDGVSLINVESLSEIAFLQGLGRRLGRTINVGIRINPLLSRRLRGPFTPPGSKFGFDVPGGEAAAAVTRIARSSFLSLQAVHCHGYTRQYRPDAHRAQVSAVVRFLRRVEADLGILIPALDFGGGFGSRYLMEAQGQTFRRFIRAMLEPLAALPGDRQIIIEPGRYLVNDAAVCLTSVLACKRTAHRRWALVDAGRNILPPRENAEYVVMPCQVSSGRTVYHVGDFLCVPSEPVPMSVVGGAMRPGDLLAVFNAGAYTFSMAQNFGEPIPNAILVDKGEWTWLFKKRSVEEQFVK